A genome region from Microbacterium sp. CGR2 includes the following:
- a CDS encoding sulfite exporter TauE/SafE family protein, giving the protein MSDAQALSRGPRAYAAFIGIGLIAGLLSGLFGVGGGTVIVPLLVLLLQFDQRLAAGTSLAAIIPTASVGVISYAASGSVAWIPALVLAAGAVVGAQIGTRLLPRISQTALRWGFVGFLVVVIVSLLLVIPSRDAVFELTWLTGIALVAVGVGTGILAGLIGVGGGVIVVPVLMLAFGTSDLIAKGTSLLMMIPTAISGTVGNIRHRNVDLAAAAIIGVSACTTTALGAWLATIVDPAAGNMLFAAYLAVIAVQMTMKAIRGRRKD; this is encoded by the coding sequence GTGAGTGACGCACAGGCCCTGAGCCGAGGGCCCAGAGCCTATGCCGCCTTCATCGGGATCGGACTGATCGCGGGCCTCCTCTCCGGACTCTTCGGGGTCGGCGGCGGCACCGTGATCGTCCCGCTGCTGGTGCTGCTTCTTCAGTTCGACCAGCGCCTCGCAGCGGGCACCTCTCTGGCAGCCATCATCCCGACGGCGAGCGTCGGTGTCATCTCCTACGCTGCGTCGGGCTCCGTCGCCTGGATCCCGGCGCTCGTTCTCGCAGCCGGCGCGGTCGTCGGAGCGCAGATCGGTACGCGTCTTTTGCCACGTATCTCGCAGACAGCCCTGCGGTGGGGCTTTGTCGGGTTCCTCGTGGTGGTGATCGTCAGCCTGTTGCTCGTCATTCCTTCCCGGGATGCCGTGTTCGAGCTCACCTGGCTCACCGGCATCGCCCTGGTGGCCGTGGGGGTGGGGACCGGCATCCTCGCGGGACTCATCGGCGTGGGCGGGGGAGTGATCGTCGTGCCGGTGCTGATGCTGGCGTTCGGTACGAGCGACCTGATCGCCAAAGGCACATCGCTTCTGATGATGATCCCGACGGCGATCTCCGGCACCGTCGGAAACATCCGGCATCGCAACGTCGACCTGGCCGCGGCCGCGATCATCGGTGTGTCCGCATGCACGACGACGGCTCTGGGAGCCTGGCTGGCGACGATCGTCGATCCCGCGGCAGGGAACATGCTCTTCGCGGCATACCTCGCGGTCATCGCCGTGCAGATGACCATGAAAGCGATCAGAGGGCGCCGGAAGGATTGA
- a CDS encoding tripartite tricarboxylate transporter permease: MDSWTLLMEGFATALQPQYLAFAFLGVFVGTAVGVLPGIGPAMTVALLLPLTYTLDPTAALITFAGIYYGGMYGGSTTSILLNTPGESASIVTAIEGNKMARMGRGAAALATAAIGSFIAGTLATLGLTLLAPLLAQFAVNLGPADYVALIVIAFITVGALIGSSISRGMLSLGVGLFLGLVGTDWLSGQQRYTLGLPALSDGVDIVLVAVGLFAVGETFYIAARLRHGTVDVIPVTRGWRSWMTRSDWRRSWKPWLRGAAIGFPIGTIPAGGADVATFLSYATERKLSKHRDEFGRGAIEGVAGPESANNAAAAGVLVPLLTLGLPTTATAAIILTAFQSYGIQPGPLLFESQSGLVWALVASLYIGNLILIVLNLPLVGMWVKLLQIPRPYLYAGILLFAVFGAYALHSSPSDIVILLIVGILGYFMRRYGYPVAPLVVGMILGPMAEEQLRKALQLSQGDLSTLVMQPFAAVAYGVLAVLIIGGLWLRRKQRRYEQALTESISVPIKADSEV, from the coding sequence ATGGACAGCTGGACTCTGCTCATGGAGGGCTTCGCCACCGCGCTTCAGCCCCAGTACCTCGCGTTCGCGTTCCTCGGCGTCTTCGTCGGCACCGCGGTCGGTGTGCTCCCCGGCATCGGCCCCGCCATGACGGTCGCGCTGCTGCTTCCCCTCACCTACACCCTGGACCCCACTGCGGCGCTCATCACCTTCGCCGGCATCTACTACGGCGGCATGTACGGCGGTTCGACCACCAGCATCCTGCTCAACACACCGGGGGAGTCGGCCTCGATCGTCACGGCGATCGAAGGCAACAAGATGGCCAGGATGGGGCGTGGGGCCGCCGCGCTCGCGACCGCGGCCATCGGATCCTTCATCGCCGGAACCCTGGCGACGCTCGGCCTGACGCTGCTGGCTCCGCTGCTCGCGCAGTTCGCGGTGAACCTGGGCCCGGCGGACTACGTCGCCCTCATCGTGATCGCCTTCATCACCGTCGGCGCCCTGATCGGCAGTTCGATCTCTCGGGGCATGCTCTCGCTCGGTGTCGGGCTCTTCCTCGGCCTCGTCGGCACCGACTGGCTCTCGGGGCAGCAGCGTTACACCCTCGGCCTGCCGGCACTGTCGGACGGTGTGGACATCGTCCTCGTCGCCGTCGGCCTGTTCGCCGTCGGGGAGACCTTCTACATCGCCGCCCGGCTGAGGCACGGAACGGTCGACGTCATCCCCGTCACCCGCGGGTGGCGGTCGTGGATGACCAGGTCCGACTGGCGGAGGTCGTGGAAGCCCTGGCTGCGCGGAGCCGCGATCGGCTTCCCGATCGGCACGATCCCCGCCGGTGGCGCGGATGTCGCGACTTTCCTGTCGTACGCGACCGAGCGCAAGCTGTCGAAGCACCGCGACGAGTTCGGTCGGGGTGCGATCGAGGGAGTCGCCGGCCCGGAGTCGGCCAACAATGCGGCAGCCGCCGGCGTCCTGGTACCACTGCTCACGCTGGGACTGCCGACCACGGCGACCGCTGCGATCATCCTCACCGCCTTCCAGTCCTACGGCATCCAACCGGGGCCGCTGCTGTTCGAGAGCCAGTCAGGCCTCGTCTGGGCGCTGGTCGCAAGCCTCTACATCGGCAACCTCATCCTCATCGTGCTGAACCTGCCCCTCGTCGGCATGTGGGTGAAGCTGCTGCAGATCCCTCGTCCGTACCTCTACGCCGGCATCCTTCTGTTCGCCGTCTTCGGTGCGTACGCGCTGCACAGCTCGCCGTCGGACATCGTGATCCTGTTGATCGTCGGCATCCTCGGTTACTTCATGCGGCGGTACGGCTATCCGGTGGCGCCTCTGGTGGTCGGGATGATCCTCGGACCCATGGCTGAAGAGCAGCTGCGCAAGGCACTGCAACTGAGTCAGGGCGACCTGAGCACCTTGGTCATGCAGCCGTTCGCCGCCGTCGCCTACGGCGTGCTGGCTGTTCTGATCATCGGCGGGCTGTGGCTGCGCCGGAAGCAGCGACGGTACGAGCAGGCCCTGACCGAGTCGATCTCGGTGCCGATCAAAGCGGACTCGGAGGTCTGA
- a CDS encoding tripartite tricarboxylate transporter TctB family protein: MTVPASPGAEKRGVRADHHGRPVHRARSAPIGELVFAAIMVALGVFAVVGIFLIHVPVGMKAGPTVFPIFVAALLLASAVAVLVGVLRGDRGGPEEAEDIDESLPTDWTTLAKLAGLVVAHLFLIEPLGWAPAAALLFGGVAWSLSAKRWWVAFLVGIVVALVIQIVFGGLLGLSLPWGPALGWLGRMF, from the coding sequence ATGACGGTCCCCGCATCGCCGGGGGCCGAGAAGCGGGGTGTGCGGGCCGACCATCACGGCCGGCCCGTACACCGCGCTCGTTCCGCCCCCATCGGCGAGCTGGTGTTCGCCGCAATCATGGTCGCGCTCGGCGTCTTCGCCGTCGTCGGCATCTTCCTGATCCATGTCCCGGTCGGCATGAAGGCCGGTCCGACAGTGTTCCCGATCTTCGTCGCCGCCCTTCTGCTGGCATCCGCGGTCGCCGTGCTCGTCGGTGTGCTGCGCGGTGACCGAGGGGGTCCGGAAGAGGCGGAGGACATCGACGAGAGCCTGCCGACCGACTGGACCACTCTCGCCAAGCTGGCGGGCTTGGTGGTCGCGCACCTCTTTCTGATCGAACCGCTCGGCTGGGCTCCGGCCGCCGCCCTGCTCTTCGGCGGCGTCGCGTGGTCGCTCTCCGCCAAGCGGTGGTGGGTGGCGTTCCTGGTCGGCATCGTCGTCGCACTCGTGATCCAGATCGTGTTCGGCGGCCTGCTCGGTCTGTCGTTGCCGTGGGGGCCTGCGCTCGGCTGGCTCGGAAGGATGTTCTGA
- a CDS encoding tripartite tricarboxylate transporter substrate binding protein, which yields MKNTRIGVLTALAAVAALTLTSCADGSASTDDGGDAEAATVTDVSLIVPADPGGGWDQTGRAMSQVLTEDDIVKSAPVTNVGGAGGTVGLAQLANEKDPNTLMVMGLVMVGAVETNASAVRIEDTTPIARLTDEPLVVVVPDDSKYDTLEDLVEDVVDNGQSVTITGGSAGGADHILAGLMLEEAGLDGAQIAEKLNYTPNSGGGEAVPLLLGGKVAAGISGVGEFAQHIESGALRALAVSSEEPVSQLPDVPTITEEGYDVVLTNWRGVIAPGDISDGEKDELVRVVTELHESDAWTEQLETKGWTDAFLVGAEFDEFLTGDIEEVTATLKNIGLVQ from the coding sequence ATGAAGAACACACGCATCGGAGTCCTCACCGCCCTGGCGGCGGTGGCCGCACTCACCCTGACCTCGTGCGCCGACGGCAGCGCATCCACCGACGATGGAGGCGATGCGGAAGCGGCGACCGTGACCGACGTCTCCCTCATCGTCCCCGCGGACCCCGGCGGAGGCTGGGATCAGACGGGCCGCGCCATGTCGCAGGTGCTGACCGAGGACGACATCGTGAAGTCCGCGCCCGTGACGAACGTGGGCGGCGCCGGCGGAACCGTCGGCCTGGCGCAGCTCGCCAACGAGAAGGATCCGAACACGCTCATGGTGATGGGGCTCGTCATGGTCGGCGCGGTCGAGACCAACGCCTCCGCGGTGCGGATCGAGGACACCACGCCGATCGCCCGCCTCACGGACGAGCCACTGGTCGTGGTCGTCCCGGACGACTCGAAGTACGACACGCTCGAGGATCTCGTGGAGGACGTCGTGGACAACGGCCAGTCCGTCACGATCACCGGTGGATCCGCCGGCGGCGCCGACCATATCCTCGCCGGGCTGATGCTCGAGGAGGCGGGTCTCGACGGCGCTCAGATCGCGGAGAAGCTGAACTACACCCCGAACTCCGGCGGTGGCGAGGCCGTCCCGCTTCTCCTCGGCGGCAAGGTCGCCGCGGGCATCTCGGGCGTGGGCGAGTTCGCCCAGCACATCGAGAGCGGCGCTCTGCGCGCACTGGCGGTGTCGAGCGAGGAGCCCGTTTCCCAGCTGCCGGACGTCCCCACCATCACGGAGGAGGGCTATGACGTGGTTCTCACCAACTGGCGCGGCGTGATCGCGCCCGGCGACATCTCCGACGGTGAGAAGGACGAGCTCGTACGCGTCGTCACCGAACTGCACGAGTCCGACGCGTGGACGGAGCAGCTGGAGACCAAGGGCTGGACCGATGCGTTCCTCGTCGGGGCGGAATTCGATGAGTTCCTCACGGGCGACATCGAGGAAGTCACCGCGACGCTGAAGAACATCGGTCTGGTGCAGTGA
- a CDS encoding PAS domain-containing protein yields the protein MASKMTLRVQLLVLQALIVFLVTLATGIVAGAFQEQALREAYKDRMQAVAQSIAALPVVLSAFDDEQPATTIQPIAEVIREASDLAYVVVANEDGIRYSHPNPDRIGEKVSTDPSIPLAGEVYVGTQTGTLGTSWRVKVPIRDGQGEVIGTASVGILESELNEEFTANLAWLISAMLAAAVLGVFGSAWVTSIIRRRIYRLEPHQIAALVKNQETTLHGLSEGVITVDGSGRITLANDAAARFLGRDAAELDGAAAAEVLGDELTRVLREGESAGRPVIVGPHVLVARSTGTEGSSGDIGATLLLRDHTELHDVVRRVEAADAIIAFRQRLGLPKGLSAETLDRVSTALAARPAASATEIGEDLDISRVSARRYLEHLAASGRATRALDYSTKGRPSTRYRANDV from the coding sequence GTGGCCTCGAAGATGACGCTGCGCGTGCAGTTGCTCGTGCTGCAAGCGCTGATCGTGTTCCTGGTGACCCTCGCGACCGGGATCGTCGCCGGGGCGTTCCAGGAGCAGGCTCTCCGCGAGGCGTACAAGGACCGGATGCAGGCCGTCGCCCAGTCGATCGCCGCGTTGCCGGTCGTGCTGTCCGCCTTCGATGATGAGCAACCGGCGACCACCATCCAGCCCATCGCCGAGGTGATCCGCGAGGCCTCCGATCTCGCCTATGTCGTCGTGGCCAACGAAGACGGCATCCGCTATTCGCACCCGAATCCCGATCGCATCGGTGAGAAGGTCTCCACCGATCCCTCGATCCCGCTCGCCGGGGAGGTGTATGTCGGCACACAGACCGGAACGCTGGGCACTTCCTGGCGAGTCAAGGTCCCCATCCGTGACGGCCAGGGCGAAGTGATCGGGACCGCGTCCGTCGGGATCCTCGAGTCTGAGCTGAATGAGGAATTCACCGCCAACCTGGCCTGGCTGATCTCGGCGATGCTGGCCGCTGCGGTGCTCGGAGTGTTCGGTTCCGCCTGGGTCACCTCGATCATCCGCCGCCGTATCTACCGTCTGGAACCTCACCAGATCGCCGCGCTCGTGAAGAACCAGGAGACCACGCTTCATGGGCTGAGCGAAGGCGTGATCACCGTCGACGGGTCCGGGCGGATCACGCTCGCCAACGACGCGGCAGCACGCTTCCTCGGCCGCGACGCTGCGGAACTCGACGGCGCAGCAGCCGCCGAGGTGTTGGGCGATGAGCTGACCAGAGTGCTCCGAGAGGGCGAGTCGGCCGGGCGGCCCGTGATCGTCGGCCCGCACGTGCTGGTCGCCCGCAGCACCGGCACCGAAGGCAGCAGCGGCGACATCGGGGCGACTCTGCTTCTTCGCGATCACACCGAGCTGCACGACGTCGTCCGCCGCGTCGAGGCAGCGGACGCGATCATCGCGTTCCGGCAGCGACTCGGCCTCCCCAAGGGACTCAGCGCCGAGACACTCGACCGCGTGTCGACCGCGCTTGCTGCGCGCCCGGCTGCCTCAGCGACCGAGATCGGCGAAGACCTGGACATCTCGCGCGTGAGCGCCCGCCGGTACCTCGAGCACCTGGCCGCTTCCGGCCGGGCCACGCGCGCGCTGGACTACTCGACGAAGGGCCGACCCAGCACCCGTTACCGGGCGAACGATGTCTGA
- the rplQ gene encoding 50S ribosomal protein L17 gives MPKPTKGPRLGGGPAHERLLLANLAAALFTHKSIKTTETKAKRLRPLAERLITFAKRGDLHARRRVLSVIGDKSVVHTLFTEIAPLVAEREGGYTRITKVGNRKGDNAPMAVIELVLEPVTPKAKSTKKAASAPKAEKPAEETPAEEAPAEEASVEEAPAADAGAESQAEGEAAEAAAEDAVEKKSE, from the coding sequence ATGCCCAAGCCCACTAAGGGACCCCGCCTCGGAGGCGGCCCCGCCCACGAACGCCTGCTGCTCGCCAACCTCGCGGCGGCTCTGTTCACTCACAAGTCGATCAAGACGACCGAGACCAAGGCCAAGCGCCTGCGTCCGCTCGCCGAGCGTCTGATCACCTTCGCCAAGCGTGGCGACCTGCATGCGCGTCGTCGTGTGCTGTCCGTCATCGGTGACAAGAGTGTCGTGCACACCCTCTTCACCGAGATCGCACCGCTGGTCGCCGAGCGTGAGGGCGGCTACACCCGCATCACGAAGGTCGGCAACCGCAAGGGCGACAACGCTCCGATGGCCGTGATCGAGCTCGTTCTCGAGCCCGTCACCCCGAAGGCGAAGTCGACGAAGAAGGCAGCATCCGCCCCCAAGGCGGAGAAGCCGGCTGAGGAGACCCCCGCCGAGGAAGCTCCCGCCGAGGAAGCATCCGTCGAGGAAGCGCCGGCCGCTGACGCCGGCGCCGAGTCGCAGGCCGAGGGCGAAGCAGCCGAGGCTGCCGCCGAAGACGCCGTGGAGAAGAAGTCCGAGTAA
- a CDS encoding DNA-directed RNA polymerase subunit alpha — MLIAQRPTLTEEKIVENRSRFIIEPLEPGFGYTIGNALRRSLLSSIPGAAVTSVRLDGVLHEFSTIPGVKEDVTEIILNIKQLVVSSERDEPITAYLRKTGSGEVTAADISAPAGVEVQNPELVIATLNETAKFELELTIERGRGYVSATQNRNEYAEAGQIPIDSIYSPVLKVSYRVEATRAGERTDFDKLVLDVETKSSISPRDAVASAAKTLTELFGLARELNVEAEGIEIGPAPVEAVNSSELSMPIEDLDLSVRSYNCLKREGINTVSELVALSETQLMNIRNFGQKSVDEVRDKLISLGLSLKDSVPGFDGAHFYGGSEDESF, encoded by the coding sequence GTGCTCATTGCACAGCGTCCCACACTCACCGAGGAAAAGATCGTCGAGAACCGGAGCCGGTTCATCATCGAGCCCCTGGAGCCCGGCTTCGGATACACGATCGGCAACGCGCTTCGTCGCAGCCTGCTGTCGTCGATTCCCGGCGCCGCTGTCACCAGCGTTCGTCTCGACGGTGTGCTGCACGAGTTCAGCACCATCCCCGGCGTGAAGGAGGATGTCACCGAGATCATCCTCAACATCAAGCAGCTCGTCGTCTCGTCCGAGCGTGACGAGCCGATCACGGCATACCTGCGCAAGACCGGTTCGGGCGAAGTGACCGCCGCTGACATCTCGGCTCCGGCCGGTGTCGAGGTCCAGAACCCCGAGCTCGTCATCGCGACTCTCAACGAGACCGCGAAGTTCGAGCTCGAGCTCACGATCGAGCGTGGCCGTGGCTACGTCTCGGCGACGCAGAACCGCAACGAGTACGCCGAGGCCGGTCAGATTCCGATCGACTCGATCTACTCGCCGGTCCTCAAGGTCAGCTACCGTGTCGAGGCCACCCGTGCGGGTGAGCGCACCGACTTCGACAAGCTCGTCCTCGATGTCGAGACCAAGTCGTCGATCAGCCCGCGCGACGCCGTCGCTTCGGCCGCCAAGACGCTCACCGAGCTGTTCGGTCTCGCTCGCGAGCTGAACGTCGAGGCTGAGGGCATCGAGATCGGCCCGGCGCCGGTCGAGGCCGTCAACTCCAGTGAGTTGTCGATGCCGATCGAAGACCTCGACCTGTCGGTCCGGTCGTACAACTGCCTCAAGCGTGAGGGCATCAACACTGTTTCGGAGCTCGTCGCCCTGTCGGAGACGCAGCTCATGAACATCCGCAATTTCGGCCAGAAGTCGGTCGACGAGGTGCGCGACAAGCTCATCTCGCTCGGTCTGTCGCTCAAGGATTCGGTGCCCGGTTTCGACGGCGCCCACTTCTACGGCGGCAGCGAAGACGAGTCCTTCTGA
- the rpsK gene encoding 30S ribosomal protein S11, with amino-acid sequence MAAPKAAARKPRRKEKKNIALGQAHIKSTFNNTIVSITDPSGAVISWASSGGVGFKGSRKSTPYAAGLAAESAARQAQEHGVKKVDVFVKGPGSGRETAIRSLTAAGLEVGSIQDVTPQAHNGCRPPKRRRV; translated from the coding sequence ATGGCTGCACCCAAGGCCGCCGCGCGCAAGCCGCGCCGCAAGGAAAAGAAGAACATCGCGCTGGGCCAGGCCCACATCAAGTCGACGTTCAACAACACGATCGTCTCGATCACCGACCCGTCCGGCGCTGTCATCAGCTGGGCATCGTCGGGTGGCGTGGGCTTCAAGGGCTCCCGCAAGTCGACCCCCTACGCCGCTGGGCTGGCCGCCGAGTCGGCTGCCCGTCAGGCGCAGGAGCACGGCGTCAAGAAGGTCGACGTCTTCGTGAAGGGTCCGGGCTCGGGCCGCGAGACCGCGATCCGCTCGCTGACCGCTGCCGGCCTCGAGGTCGGTTCGATCCAGGACGTGACGCCGCAGGCACACAACGGCTGCCGTCCGCCGAAGCGCCGCCGCGTCTGA
- the rpsM gene encoding 30S ribosomal protein S13, translating to MARLAGVDIPRDKRVVIALTYIYGVGRTRSVEILKATEIDESIRVKDLSDEQLITLRDHIEGNYKVEGDLRREVAADIRRKVEIGSYEGIRHRRGLPVRGQRTKTNARTRKGPKRTVAGKKKAR from the coding sequence ATGGCACGTCTTGCCGGCGTTGACATCCCGCGCGACAAGCGCGTGGTGATCGCCCTTACCTACATCTACGGCGTCGGCCGTACCCGCTCGGTCGAGATCCTCAAGGCGACCGAGATCGACGAGAGCATCCGCGTGAAGGACCTCAGCGACGAGCAGCTGATCACCCTCCGCGACCACATCGAAGGCAACTACAAGGTGGAGGGTGACCTGCGCCGCGAGGTCGCCGCAGACATCCGCCGCAAGGTCGAGATCGGCTCCTACGAGGGCATCCGCCACCGTCGTGGTCTCCCGGTCCGTGGTCAGCGCACCAAGACCAACGCCCGTACCCGCAAGGGCCCGAAGCGCACCGTCGCAGGCAAGAAGAAGGCCCGCTAA
- the rpmJ gene encoding 50S ribosomal protein L36, producing MKVNPSVKPICDHCKVIRRHGNVMVICKSNPRHKQRQG from the coding sequence ATGAAGGTCAACCCCAGCGTCAAGCCCATCTGCGATCACTGCAAGGTGATCCGCCGCCACGGCAACGTCATGGTTATCTGCAAGAGCAACCCGCGCCACAAGCAGCGCCAGGGCTGA
- the infA gene encoding translation initiation factor IF-1 — MAKKDGVIEIEGVISEALPNAMFRVELSNGHKVLATISGKMRQNYIRIIPEDRVVVELSPYDLTRGRIVYRYR, encoded by the coding sequence ATGGCTAAGAAAGACGGTGTCATCGAGATCGAGGGCGTCATATCCGAGGCTCTGCCCAACGCGATGTTCCGCGTTGAGCTCAGCAACGGACATAAGGTCCTTGCAACGATCTCCGGAAAGATGCGGCAGAACTACATCCGCATCATCCCTGAAGACCGCGTGGTCGTGGAGCTCAGCCCCTACGACCTGACCCGCGGCCGTATCGTCTACCGCTACCGCTGA
- a CDS encoding thioredoxin domain-containing protein, which translates to MAAAKSNTNWFAIGISIAVVVVLVVLGGLVVFLNNQATAPGAAPKSDIINEETGAISFGDAEDEVDTYVDFMCPICGDFEQQYGEALQNAAADGKITLNIHPVSILDRFSQNTDFSTRAAGSVYCVAENAPEATLDYFNLLFANQPAENTPGLSDDELAAFAEQAGAGAAADCIADGTYMDFVGDQTQQNEIAGTPTVEVNGKRLDLQAGEITELEKLLG; encoded by the coding sequence ATGGCAGCGGCGAAGAGCAACACCAACTGGTTCGCGATCGGCATCTCGATCGCCGTCGTCGTGGTGTTGGTCGTACTCGGTGGTCTCGTGGTGTTCCTCAACAACCAGGCCACCGCACCCGGCGCCGCTCCGAAGAGCGACATCATCAACGAGGAAACGGGTGCTATCTCGTTCGGCGACGCTGAGGACGAGGTCGACACGTACGTGGACTTCATGTGCCCCATCTGCGGCGACTTCGAGCAGCAGTACGGCGAGGCTCTGCAGAATGCGGCGGCGGACGGCAAGATCACGCTGAACATCCACCCCGTCTCGATCCTCGACCGCTTCTCACAGAACACGGACTTCTCGACGCGCGCGGCAGGCAGTGTGTACTGCGTGGCGGAGAACGCGCCTGAGGCGACGCTCGACTACTTCAACCTCCTCTTCGCGAACCAGCCGGCGGAGAACACTCCGGGTCTCAGCGATGACGAGCTCGCCGCGTTCGCCGAGCAGGCGGGCGCAGGTGCCGCGGCCGACTGCATCGCCGACGGTACCTACATGGACTTCGTCGGAGACCAGACCCAGCAGAACGAGATCGCCGGCACTCCCACCGTCGAGGTCAACGGAAAGCGTCTCGACCTCCAGGCGGGCGAGATCACCGAGCTGGAGAAGCTGCTCGGCTGA
- the map gene encoding type I methionyl aminopeptidase has protein sequence MFRRSIYKTPAQIRAMVEPGLITAAALDAVRPLIRAGVTTLELDAAANRAIVERGAESNFQLVRGYHHTICVSVNEQVVHGIPGDRVLQPGDIVSVDCGAQFQGWNGDSAITVVVPDPERPQLVAQREELSRVTEGSLWAGIAAMASASHLGDIGAAIQGYIEAQGPSAVSGDTYGILREYVGHGIGRKMHEAPSVFNYRTPDPGAEVKPGLVVAIEPMVTAGGEATYVEEDDWTVTTVDGTDGSHWEHSVALHDGGIWVLTAPDGGKAGLAPFGVEPREIGK, from the coding sequence ATGTTCCGCCGGTCGATCTACAAGACCCCGGCTCAGATACGAGCCATGGTCGAGCCCGGCCTCATCACGGCGGCGGCACTCGATGCTGTTCGCCCACTGATCAGGGCCGGAGTCACCACGCTCGAGCTCGACGCCGCAGCGAACCGCGCCATCGTCGAGCGAGGGGCCGAGTCGAACTTCCAGCTCGTCCGCGGCTATCACCACACCATCTGCGTGTCGGTGAACGAGCAGGTCGTGCACGGCATCCCGGGGGATCGCGTGCTGCAGCCCGGCGACATCGTGTCCGTGGATTGCGGTGCGCAGTTCCAGGGATGGAATGGCGACAGCGCCATCACGGTCGTCGTACCGGATCCGGAGCGACCGCAGCTGGTCGCTCAGCGCGAGGAGCTGTCCCGCGTCACAGAGGGCTCGCTCTGGGCCGGAATCGCCGCCATGGCATCGGCTTCCCACCTCGGTGACATCGGGGCCGCCATCCAGGGCTACATCGAGGCCCAGGGTCCCTCAGCGGTGTCGGGGGACACCTACGGCATCCTGCGCGAGTACGTCGGGCACGGAATCGGCCGCAAGATGCACGAGGCGCCCAGTGTGTTCAACTACCGGACTCCCGACCCGGGCGCAGAGGTCAAGCCAGGGCTCGTCGTGGCGATCGAGCCGATGGTGACAGCGGGCGGTGAGGCCACGTACGTCGAGGAAGACGACTGGACCGTCACCACCGTGGACGGGACAGACGGCTCACATTGGGAACATAGCGTGGCCCTGCATGATGGGGGCATCTGGGTGCTGACTGCGCCCGATGGCGGAAAAGCCGGACTCGCCCCGTTCGGGGTCGAGCCTCGAGAGATCGGAAAGTAA